One region of Natronorubrum aibiense genomic DNA includes:
- a CDS encoding glycosyltransferase family 2 protein produces the protein MTLVSVVIPTYDRPAFIEGAVETALSQTHDDLEVVIVCDPPVEETRAVLEQYADDDRVRPFYNDERLGIAASRNRAIEHARGEYICILDDDDRWAPEKVDAQLSVMADNPNCGIVYTGGLIRQDGRTVGSYTPSMHGDIYPDILAAFDLKPYSSHMIRAECFETVGAYDTDFECGEDWDHTIRIAREYDVEFVDEPLVVRQFHDANVSNQPADDRAEQFRPDLDDAGDTSGKIWSKYCDEIERYPTIERRLRYSRHVTYGWAEVNRNNRWQAFRYGVEATKYGPTLTSVAICFFAVLGPFALDLARSGRDFVANSQLERSLETQPEPQP, from the coding sequence ATGACGCTCGTCAGCGTCGTCATCCCGACCTACGATCGACCCGCGTTCATCGAGGGCGCAGTCGAAACGGCACTCTCTCAGACCCACGACGACCTCGAGGTCGTAATCGTCTGTGATCCACCCGTCGAGGAGACGCGGGCCGTCCTCGAGCAGTACGCCGACGACGACCGCGTGCGACCGTTCTACAACGACGAGCGACTCGGAATCGCGGCCAGCCGGAACCGAGCGATCGAACACGCACGCGGCGAGTATATTTGCATTCTCGACGACGACGATCGCTGGGCTCCAGAAAAGGTCGACGCACAACTCTCCGTCATGGCAGACAACCCAAACTGTGGTATCGTCTACACCGGCGGTCTCATCAGACAGGACGGACGAACCGTCGGCTCGTACACGCCGTCGATGCACGGCGATATCTACCCCGACATTCTCGCCGCGTTCGACCTCAAACCGTACTCGAGTCACATGATCCGTGCCGAATGTTTCGAGACGGTCGGAGCGTACGACACCGACTTCGAGTGTGGCGAAGACTGGGACCACACGATTCGCATCGCTCGCGAGTACGACGTCGAGTTCGTCGACGAACCGCTGGTCGTTCGGCAGTTTCACGACGCCAACGTCTCGAATCAACCGGCCGATGACCGGGCCGAGCAGTTCCGACCTGACCTCGACGACGCCGGTGATACCTCGGGCAAGATCTGGTCCAAATACTGTGACGAGATCGAACGGTACCCGACGATCGAGCGACGACTGCGGTACAGCCGTCACGTCACGTACGGCTGGGCGGAGGTTAACCGAAACAACCGCTGGCAAGCATTTCGATACGGCGTGGAAGCCACCAAGTATGGCCCGACGCTCACCAGCGTTGCGATCTGTTTCTTTGCCGTGCTCGGTCCGTTCGCGCTCGATCTCGCCCGGTCCGGCCGCGATTTCGTTGCGAATTCACAGCTCGAGCGATCGCTCGAGACGCAGCCGGAACCGCAACCCTGA
- a CDS encoding carbamoyltransferase family protein has protein sequence MSDYRLAFKPAIGLYGQHDPSAVLFDGGTPVFGIEEERLTREKHATDTFPTNAIEACLEYRDLEFDDIETILLPYDPRLRSRIRSHYLTDALRAPSLTRKLSALENTIVTEAQSRLAPTKQIERRLAEIDTPVPPIELRSHHRCHAASAFHPSGFDEALVVTIDAKGEYDSTVVWRGDETGLTRVHTYDHPNSLGLFFAVITEYLGYRMFNGEGKVMGLAPYGEENPEIERTLRDLIDVGPDYDVTDVTKRWGTGHGVELLEEAFDRPRKESPEDFDQWEKDLAYTAQKLTEEIVLDIVQAYSGVIESGNVALAGGVALNCKLNKRVREETVVEDTFVQPVAHDAGLALGAGWIGQDPASVEPLSTVYFGPEYDREQIESRLQTNKIAYAEPDDLEQYVAERIANGALVGWFQGRMELGPRALGARSILADPRTAASRDRVNRFVKHREEWRPFAPSMLEEAAEEYLVDGQPAPFMIDAFDVRPEKQDDLEAVVHPADGSTRPQTVREDQHPRYYRLLSAFENITGVPVLLNTSFNDHGEPIVNTPTEAVKDFYGMGLDLLVLGDYVLEKPTQWIDSADRVDQPATDSAVTDTASSGDGTMGSRPDEHLVQ, from the coding sequence ATGAGTGACTATCGACTCGCGTTCAAACCGGCGATCGGTCTGTACGGACAGCACGACCCCAGTGCCGTCCTGTTCGACGGTGGAACGCCAGTCTTTGGCATCGAAGAGGAACGGTTGACGCGCGAGAAACACGCCACGGACACGTTCCCAACGAACGCCATCGAGGCTTGCCTCGAGTACCGCGACCTCGAGTTCGACGATATCGAGACGATCCTGCTGCCGTACGATCCCCGCCTCCGATCTCGGATTCGCTCACACTATCTCACTGACGCCCTCCGCGCCCCCAGCTTGACGCGAAAGCTCTCCGCGCTCGAGAACACGATCGTCACCGAAGCCCAGAGTCGACTGGCCCCGACGAAACAGATCGAGCGCCGGCTCGCCGAGATCGACACGCCGGTGCCGCCGATCGAGTTGCGCTCCCACCACCGCTGTCACGCCGCCAGCGCGTTCCATCCTTCGGGGTTCGACGAGGCGCTCGTCGTCACGATCGACGCGAAAGGCGAGTACGACTCGACGGTCGTCTGGCGCGGCGACGAAACTGGGCTGACGCGCGTGCATACGTACGACCATCCGAACAGTCTCGGCCTCTTCTTTGCGGTTATCACGGAGTATCTGGGCTATCGGATGTTCAACGGCGAAGGAAAAGTGATGGGGCTCGCTCCCTACGGCGAGGAGAACCCCGAAATAGAGCGGACGCTGCGCGACCTCATCGACGTCGGCCCGGACTACGACGTGACTGACGTGACGAAACGCTGGGGCACCGGACACGGCGTCGAGCTGCTCGAGGAGGCCTTCGATCGCCCGCGAAAGGAGTCACCGGAGGACTTCGATCAGTGGGAGAAGGATTTGGCGTATACGGCACAGAAACTCACCGAGGAGATCGTCCTCGATATCGTGCAGGCGTATTCGGGGGTCATCGAAAGCGGGAACGTCGCGCTCGCGGGCGGCGTCGCGCTCAACTGTAAACTCAACAAGCGGGTTCGCGAGGAGACCGTCGTCGAGGACACGTTCGTCCAGCCCGTCGCCCACGACGCCGGCCTCGCACTCGGTGCGGGCTGGATCGGACAGGACCCCGCGTCGGTCGAACCGTTGTCGACGGTCTACTTCGGGCCCGAGTACGACCGCGAGCAGATCGAATCGCGGCTGCAGACGAACAAGATCGCGTACGCCGAGCCCGACGACTTAGAGCAGTACGTCGCCGAGCGCATCGCAAACGGCGCGCTCGTCGGCTGGTTTCAGGGACGGATGGAACTCGGTCCGCGCGCGCTCGGGGCCCGAAGCATCCTCGCCGATCCGCGAACCGCCGCCTCGCGCGATAGGGTCAACCGGTTTGTCAAACACCGCGAGGAGTGGCGACCGTTCGCTCCGTCGATGCTCGAGGAGGCCGCCGAGGAGTACCTCGTCGACGGCCAGCCCGCCCCGTTCATGATCGACGCGTTCGACGTCCGTCCGGAGAAACAAGACGACCTCGAGGCGGTCGTCCATCCGGCGGACGGCTCGACGCGCCCCCAGACCGTCCGTGAGGACCAACATCCGCGGTACTACCGCTTGCTCTCAGCGTTCGAGAACATCACCGGCGTCCCGGTGTTGTTGAACACGTCGTTCAACGACCACGGTGAGCCGATCGTCAACACGCCGACGGAAGCGGTCAAGGACTTCTACGGTATGGGTCTCGATCTGCTCGTGCTCGGTGACTACGTCCTCGAGAAACCGACTCAGTGGATCGACAGCGCTGACCGGGTCGACCAACCGGCTACGGATTCGGCCGTCACGGACACGGCCTCGAGCGGCGACGGGACGATGGGATCACGACCTGACGAGCACCTGGTGCAGTGA
- a CDS encoding carboxypeptidase-like regulatory domain-containing protein — MFSSVTDSWDGTQSTDDESDAVDSNPDQSTADDGDGGTETSDGTGGDESDETGSDSGDGGETDESDSTASDGSDGDDSGADSNDGDDSDGNDGDDSDADGGDDGSNDSETDGNDGSDETNDGSDGTNDDDETHTLTAVVEDGDGDPVDDATVEVDASGFTEDSTVDDDGEAEFDLEDGDYTVTASADGYETAETNVEIDGADDTVTLTIEQDDTDDGMHTLTAVVEDEDGDSIEDATVEVEEPGFFSSRTVDEGATDDDGEAEFDLENGDYTVIASADGYETAETDVEIDGDGETVSLTLVEN, encoded by the coding sequence ATGTTCAGTTCAGTCACGGACAGCTGGGACGGGACACAGTCGACTGACGACGAGAGCGACGCCGTCGACTCGAATCCCGACCAGTCCACTGCCGACGACGGTGACGGAGGTACCGAGACGTCCGACGGCACCGGTGGCGATGAGAGTGATGAAACCGGAAGCGATAGCGGTGATGGCGGTGAAACGGACGAAAGCGATAGCACTGCCAGCGACGGGAGCGATGGCGACGACAGTGGCGCGGACAGTAACGACGGCGATGATAGTGACGGGAACGATGGCGATGACAGTGATGCGGACGGAGGTGACGACGGGAGCAACGACAGCGAGACGGACGGGAACGACGGCAGCGACGAGACGAACGACGGCAGCGACGGGACGAACGACGATGACGAGACGCACACACTGACCGCGGTCGTCGAAGACGGCGACGGCGACCCGGTCGACGACGCCACTGTCGAAGTGGACGCCTCCGGATTCACCGAGGACTCGACGGTCGACGACGACGGCGAAGCCGAGTTCGACCTCGAGGACGGCGACTACACCGTGACCGCGTCCGCGGACGGCTACGAGACGGCCGAGACGAACGTCGAGATCGACGGCGCTGACGACACGGTCACGCTGACCATCGAACAAGACGATACCGACGACGGGATGCACACGCTGACCGCCGTCGTCGAAGACGAGGACGGCGACTCGATCGAGGACGCCACTGTCGAAGTCGAAGAGCCCGGATTCTTCTCCTCGAGGACGGTCGACGAGGGAGCCACCGACGACGACGGCGAAGCCGAGTTCGACCTCGAGAACGGCGACTACACCGTGATCGCGTCCGCAGACGGCTACGAGACGGCCGAGACGGACGTCGAGATCGACGGCGATGGCGAGACGGTCTCCCTAACCCTCGTGGAGAACTGA
- the glmS gene encoding glutamine--fructose-6-phosphate transaminase (isomerizing): protein MCGIIARIGHGDAAETLLSGLENLEYRGYDSAGIAVQNGSGVKVHKCSGEVSDLKSTLSGRPHGNMGIGHTRWSTHGPPTDENAHPHTDTVGDVAVVHNGVIDNYDELRTELKAKGHEFESDTDTEVIPHLIDEYRDETGDTELAVRQAVDTLEGSYAIAAIVDGEEAVYAARKGSPLVLGLDDDEWFLASDVPAFLDHTDEVIYLEDGDLVVLEPDSYRITDLEGTPVDRAVDTVDWDPEDAGKGEYDHYMKKEIHSQPTALANTIEGRIEDGDVTFEELPAGSFADVEAVQFVACGTSYHAAMYGGQLLRAAGIPTEVLRASEYDATSGPVDENTLVVAVTQSGETADTLDAVRTATGRGARSLAVTNVVGSTVAREADDALYIRAGPEVGVAATKTYSSQAVTLALLTQRIAADVPDAMPADDRDAMLESLADLPEHVETVLETTTAETLAQETLDSKSYFFIGSRLGHSVALEGALKFKEITYEHAEGFASGELKHGPLALVTDETPVIAVLTGSGDEKTKTNAIEANSRGAPIIAVGPDDNPLADVADAKLSVPETHPVWAGLLANVQLQLLSYHAADLLERPIDKPRNLAKSVTVE from the coding sequence ATGTGTGGCATCATCGCACGGATCGGTCACGGCGACGCAGCAGAGACGCTACTGTCGGGTCTCGAGAACCTCGAGTACCGCGGCTACGACTCGGCTGGCATCGCCGTACAGAACGGCTCCGGCGTCAAGGTCCACAAGTGTTCGGGCGAGGTATCGGACCTCAAATCGACGCTGAGCGGTCGTCCGCACGGGAACATGGGTATCGGCCACACCCGATGGAGCACCCACGGGCCACCGACGGACGAGAACGCCCACCCACACACGGACACCGTCGGCGACGTCGCCGTCGTCCATAACGGCGTCATCGACAACTACGACGAGCTCAGAACGGAGCTCAAAGCGAAGGGCCACGAGTTCGAAAGCGACACCGACACGGAGGTCATCCCGCATCTCATCGACGAGTATCGGGACGAAACCGGTGACACCGAACTGGCGGTTCGACAGGCCGTCGACACGCTCGAGGGCAGCTACGCGATCGCCGCGATCGTCGACGGCGAGGAGGCAGTGTACGCCGCCCGAAAAGGATCGCCGCTCGTGCTCGGCCTGGATGACGACGAGTGGTTCCTCGCCAGCGACGTCCCGGCGTTTCTCGATCACACCGACGAGGTCATCTACCTCGAGGACGGCGACCTCGTCGTGCTCGAGCCCGACTCGTACCGGATCACCGACCTTGAGGGCACGCCGGTCGATCGAGCGGTCGATACCGTCGACTGGGACCCCGAGGATGCAGGGAAAGGCGAGTACGATCACTACATGAAAAAGGAGATCCACTCCCAGCCGACGGCCCTCGCGAACACGATCGAGGGTCGAATCGAAGACGGTGACGTCACCTTCGAAGAGCTGCCGGCTGGCTCGTTTGCGGACGTGGAGGCCGTTCAGTTCGTCGCCTGTGGAACCTCCTATCACGCCGCGATGTACGGCGGCCAACTGTTGCGAGCAGCGGGCATCCCGACCGAAGTCCTCCGTGCGAGCGAGTACGACGCGACGTCGGGGCCGGTCGACGAGAACACGCTCGTCGTCGCCGTCACCCAGAGCGGTGAGACGGCTGACACGCTCGATGCAGTTCGAACGGCGACCGGCCGCGGTGCGCGATCGCTCGCCGTCACAAACGTCGTCGGGTCGACGGTCGCCCGTGAGGCCGACGACGCGCTCTACATCCGTGCCGGTCCAGAGGTCGGCGTTGCGGCGACGAAAACCTACTCCTCGCAGGCAGTCACGCTCGCGCTGCTCACCCAGCGGATCGCCGCCGACGTTCCCGATGCGATGCCCGCCGACGACCGCGACGCGATGCTCGAGTCCCTCGCGGACCTCCCGGAGCACGTCGAGACCGTCCTCGAAACGACAACGGCCGAAACGCTTGCTCAGGAGACCTTAGACAGCAAGTCGTACTTCTTCATCGGCAGTCGACTCGGGCACTCCGTCGCGCTCGAGGGGGCGTTGAAGTTCAAGGAGATTACCTACGAGCACGCTGAAGGGTTCGCTTCGGGAGAACTCAAACACGGGCCACTCGCCCTCGTGACCGACGAAACGCCTGTGATCGCAGTGTTGACCGGCAGCGGCGACGAGAAGACGAAGACGAACGCGATCGAGGCCAACTCCCGTGGTGCGCCGATCATCGCCGTCGGCCCGGACGACAACCCCCTCGCTGACGTCGCCGACGCAAAGCTGTCGGTTCCCGAGACCCACCCCGTCTGGGCGGGGCTGCTCGCGAACGTCCAGTTGCAACTGCTCTCTTACCACGCGGCGGACCTGCTCGAGCGACCGATCGACAAGCCGCGTAACCTCGCCAAGAGCGTGACGGTCGAGTGA